Proteins from one Pongo abelii isolate AG06213 chromosome 7, NHGRI_mPonAbe1-v2.0_pri, whole genome shotgun sequence genomic window:
- the LOC112134675 gene encoding cytochrome c-like produces the protein IGDVEKVKKIFVQKCVQCHIMEKGRKHKTGPNLHGLFGQKTGQAVGFSYTDANKNKGITWGEDTLMVYLETPKKYILGTEMIFAFIKKVERADLIACLKKATTELANALFITKQNVP, from the coding sequence atcGGTGATGTTGAGAAAGTCAAGAAGATCTTTGTTCAGAAGTGTGTCCAGTGCCACATCATGGAAAAGGGACGCAAGCACAAGACTGGGCCTAATCTCCATGGTCTCTTCGGGCAGAAGACAGGTCAGGCTGTTGGATTCTCTTACACAGATGCCAATAAGAACAAAGGCATCACCTGGGGAGAGGATACACTGATGGTGTATTTGGAGACTCCCAAGAAGTACATCCTTGGAACAGAAATGATCTTTGCCTTCATTAAGAAGGTAGAAAGGGCAGACTTGAtagcttgtctcaaaaaagctACTACTGAGTTGGCCAATGCCTTATTTATTACAAAACAGAATGTCCCATGA